The Desulforamulus hydrothermalis Lam5 = DSM 18033 genome includes a window with the following:
- a CDS encoding hydantoinase/oxoprolinase family protein codes for MLIGIDVGGTCTDAVLLDGGAVRATAKVETQDDLLLSLGDALDNLLKGIPGKQIQRVVFSTTIVTNLIAEKKYDPVGLLLLPGPGRTLMEFRQQEDVFFLTGAIDYRGREIIPLAEDELVRAVGWLEEKGYQRVAVVGKFSTRNNAHELRVAEYIKQQHPDWQVEMGHRAGGRLNFPRRIVNTLLTCATRDKYRYFANAVRDAMARRDIGADVFILKADGGTLPLVFSEQVPVETIFSGPAASTLGVQALTPPGETSLVVDIGGTTTDLALILSGQPLLASRGAKIGDRYTQVRALSVRSVPVGGDSVVERVGKELIIYSERVGQAYCLGGPLPTPTDALRYMGMTQIGDADRAREAMQSLGDPMGMGPMEVAHNIVNLVIDTIVSEIQQMFVEWEQEPAYRVWEVMQKKKLRPQNVVGVGGGAAGFVPQIAARLGCTPILPPYAPVANAIGAAVARPTLQVSLLADTERQIFIVEEEGYQGRLSGRLDEIGAVELAKSWLMKRAANMNLLEYVEEIEITNRDVFNIVRDWRTTGRLYHISVQTPRGILGHIGSGGRLIK; via the coding sequence ATGCTGATCGGCATTGATGTTGGCGGTACCTGTACCGATGCTGTCCTGTTGGATGGCGGTGCTGTGCGTGCTACCGCAAAGGTGGAAACCCAGGATGATTTATTATTGTCCCTGGGGGATGCGCTGGACAACCTGTTAAAAGGAATACCGGGCAAGCAGATTCAAAGGGTTGTTTTTAGTACCACCATTGTCACCAATCTAATTGCTGAAAAAAAATATGATCCGGTGGGCTTGTTGTTACTGCCGGGTCCCGGCCGAACCTTGATGGAATTTCGGCAGCAGGAAGATGTTTTTTTCTTAACCGGAGCCATTGATTACCGGGGCAGGGAGATTATTCCGCTGGCTGAGGATGAGTTGGTCAGAGCTGTTGGCTGGTTGGAGGAAAAGGGTTATCAAAGGGTGGCTGTGGTAGGAAAGTTCTCCACCCGCAATAATGCGCATGAGTTGCGGGTGGCTGAATATATCAAACAACAGCACCCGGACTGGCAGGTGGAGATGGGGCACCGGGCAGGTGGCAGGTTAAATTTCCCGCGGCGTATTGTTAATACGTTGCTCACCTGTGCTACCCGGGATAAATACCGTTATTTTGCCAATGCGGTACGTGATGCGATGGCCCGCCGTGATATCGGTGCCGATGTATTTATCTTAAAGGCTGATGGCGGTACTTTGCCCCTTGTTTTTTCAGAGCAAGTGCCTGTAGAAACGATTTTTTCCGGTCCCGCCGCCAGTACTCTGGGTGTACAGGCATTAACCCCGCCGGGAGAAACTTCCCTGGTAGTTGATATCGGCGGCACTACGACCGACCTGGCCCTCATCTTATCGGGGCAACCGCTGCTGGCTTCCCGGGGAGCGAAAATTGGCGATCGTTATACCCAGGTCAGGGCATTGTCGGTCCGTTCGGTACCGGTAGGTGGCGACAGTGTGGTAGAACGGGTTGGCAAAGAACTGATTATTTATTCCGAGCGAGTCGGTCAGGCTTACTGCCTGGGCGGGCCGTTGCCCACACCCACCGATGCCCTGCGTTACATGGGCATGACGCAAATCGGGGATGCAGACAGAGCCCGGGAAGCTATGCAGAGTCTGGGTGACCCGATGGGAATGGGCCCCATGGAAGTGGCCCACAACATTGTTAATCTGGTTATTGATACCATAGTTTCCGAAATCCAGCAGATGTTTGTAGAATGGGAGCAGGAGCCGGCCTACCGGGTATGGGAAGTAATGCAGAAAAAAAAGCTGCGCCCGCAAAATGTGGTGGGGGTAGGGGGCGGGGCTGCCGGCTTTGTGCCGCAAATTGCCGCCCGCTTGGGTTGTACCCCTATTTTACCTCCTTACGCTCCGGTTGCCAACGCCATTGGAGCAGCAGTAGCCAGGCCCACTTTACAAGTAAGCCTGCTGGCAGATACCGAACGTCAGATTTTTATTGTGGAAGAAGAAGGCTACCAGGGCAGGTTAAGCGGCCGGCTGGATGAGATCGGGGCGGTTGAATTGGCCAAAAGCTGGCTGATGAAGCGGGCGGCTAATATGAACTTGCTGGAATATGTAGAGGAAATTGAAATTACCAATCGGGATGTTTTTAATATTGTACGCGACTGGCGTACAACCGGCAGGTTGTATCATATCTCGGTTCAAACGCCCAGGGGCATTCTGGGACACATCGGTTCCGGGGGGAGGTTGATAAAATGA